A genomic window from Elusimicrobiota bacterium includes:
- a CDS encoding U32 family peptidase, translating into MKKPELLSPAGNLENLKVAFTYGADAVYLAGKKYGLRAKADNFTLDEIKEGVDFAHKQSPGKKVYVTLNIIPHNSDLEGLPEYIKALENIKIDGVIASDPGIISLIKEISPEMPMHLSTQANNTNYKSAAFWHDLGIKRVTLARELSFEEIKEIVNKTPDTLELEVFVHGSVCISYSGRCMLSKYMINRDANRGECAHPCRWLYSVQEEKRPGEYYDVYEDDKGSYIFNSRDMCLLEHVPALIDAGVTSFKIEGRMKSSYYVAVVTSVYRKAIDDYLNSPEGYRLDPKIIEELKKINHRKYSTDFFNSKPGSEEYIYDSPGYTCPYLYLGIVLEYDSETKLAEVCQQNKIVKGDQIEVIGPGRNFFIQTVTEMFNEKNEPVDSALIPQCMVKIKMNQPVKPLDMLRKK; encoded by the coding sequence ATGAAAAAACCTGAATTGTTGTCGCCGGCAGGAAATCTGGAGAATTTGAAGGTTGCTTTTACTTATGGAGCAGATGCCGTTTATTTAGCAGGAAAAAAATATGGGTTGCGTGCCAAGGCGGATAACTTCACCCTGGATGAAATAAAAGAAGGCGTAGATTTTGCCCACAAGCAGTCCCCGGGCAAAAAGGTTTACGTAACATTAAATATAATCCCTCACAATAGCGACCTGGAAGGCCTGCCGGAATATATTAAAGCATTAGAAAATATTAAAATAGACGGAGTTATTGCTTCAGACCCCGGAATAATTTCTTTAATAAAAGAAATTTCTCCAGAAATGCCGATGCACCTGAGTACCCAAGCGAATAATACCAATTATAAAAGCGCGGCTTTCTGGCATGATTTAGGAATTAAAAGGGTTACACTTGCCAGGGAACTTTCTTTTGAAGAAATAAAGGAAATAGTTAATAAAACACCTGATACACTGGAATTGGAAGTTTTTGTTCATGGTTCTGTTTGCATATCATATTCCGGAAGGTGTATGCTTAGTAAATATATGATAAACAGAGACGCCAATAGGGGTGAATGCGCACATCCCTGCAGGTGGCTATACAGCGTACAGGAAGAAAAACGGCCGGGCGAATATTATGATGTGTATGAGGATGATAAAGGTTCTTATATATTTAACTCCAGGGATATGTGTTTACTGGAACATGTTCCTGCGCTGATTGATGCGGGGGTAACGAGTTTTAAAATTGAAGGAAGGATGAAGAGTTCTTATTATGTTGCTGTGGTTACGTCAGTTTATAGAAAAGCGATTGATGATTATTTAAACAGCCCTGAAGGTTACAGACTGGACCCGAAAATTATTGAGGAATTAAAAAAAATCAATCACAGAAAATATTCAACCGATTTTTTTAATTCAAAACCCGGAAGTGAAGAATATATTTATGATTCTCCCGGCTATACTTGTCCGTATTTATACCTTGGAATAGTTTTAGAGTATGACTCTGAGACAAAGTTGGCAGAAGTCTGTCAGCAAAATAAAATAGTTAAGGGTGATCAAATTGAAGTTATCGGCCCGGGCCGAAATTTTTTTATACAAACTGTCACCGAAATGTTTAATGAAAAAAATGAGCCGGTAGATTCCGCTTTAATACCGCAGTGTATGGTTAAAATCAAAATGAATCAGCCCGTAAAACCTCTGGACATGCTGAGAAAAAAATAG
- the nikR gene encoding nickel-responsive transcriptional regulator NikR, with the protein MANLVRFGVSLAKDLLAKFDSVIRDQEYPSRSKAIEDLINRAINEYKFTDDRTIIIGSIDIVYDHHKRELLNKLTDIQHDFQEIILSSQHIHLDHHNCFEIVIVKGEKGKIEKLSALIKSAKGVKHSLLRLASAAE; encoded by the coding sequence ATGGCAAATCTGGTTCGTTTCGGTGTTTCTTTAGCAAAAGATCTTCTTGCTAAATTTGATTCGGTGATACGCGATCAGGAATACCCGTCACGCTCAAAAGCTATTGAAGATTTAATTAATAGAGCTATAAATGAATATAAGTTCACTGATGACAGAACCATTATAATCGGTTCTATTGATATTGTTTACGACCATCATAAACGCGAGCTTCTGAACAAACTCACAGATATCCAGCACGATTTCCAGGAAATAATCCTTTCTTCCCAGCATATCCACTTAGACCATCATAACTGTTTTGAAATAGTCATAGTAAAAGGCGAAAAAGGGAAAATAGAAAAACTTTCTGCGCTCATAAAATCAGCAAAGGGGGTGAAGCATAGTTTATTAAGATTAGCAAGCGCGGCAGAATAA